The DNA segment GTTCACCGGCACCGCCGTCGCGACCGAGCCCCTCGGGCGGCGATCGCTCGTGTTCCTCACCAATCGCGTGCACCCCGACCGTGCGACCGAGGGCATCGCCGACATCCGCCGCGCGGTCGCCGGCGCCGCAGCCGAGTACGGAACGGCCGGGTAGGCCGCCCGACGCATGCTGGGCGGGACATGTGGGCTGGGCGTCCGCCCAGGGGGCGCGGCGTAGGCTTTCGACGTGTCCGAACCACGCCTCCACGTGCGCACGGTCGCGGTCGACGAGACCGAGCCGCTCATCCCCCGGGCCGACCCCCGTAACCCGCTCGTCTGGTTGCGGCGTGGCGAAGGCGTCGTCGGGCTCGGCGAAGTCCTGCGCATCGAATCGAGCGGCCCGACCCGCGTCGAAGACGCCGCCGCCGCCTGGACCGAGCTCGCCGCCCACGCCGACGTCGACGACCGCGTCGGTCTTCCCGGCACGGGCCTCGTCGCGTTCGGCGCCTTCGCGTTCGCCGACGAGTCCGCCGCGACGAGCGTGCTCCTCGTGCCCGAGATCGTCATGGGCCGCCGCGACGGGCGCGCGTGGGTCACTCGCATCTCGCTCGCGACGGGCGACGACGAGGCGCAGGATGTCTCGGACGAGGCATCCGAAGACCCCGTGATCCCCGAGCCGGCGCCCCGCCGCAAGGTGCCGCGGGTGACCTTCGCGCCCGGCAGCGTGACCCCCGACGCCTACGAAGCCGCGGTCGCAGAGGCCGTGCGCCGCATCGACGCGGGCGACCTCTCGAAGGTCGTGCTCGCCCGCCAGCTCGTCGGCGAGCTGCATGAAGACGACGGCCTGCGCGCGACCATCAACCGGCTCGCAGAGGACTACCCCGACACGTGGGTGTTCGCCGTCGACGGACTCATCGGCGCGAGCCCCGAGAC comes from the Agromyces protaetiae genome and includes:
- a CDS encoding isochorismate synthase: MSEPRLHVRTVAVDETEPLIPRADPRNPLVWLRRGEGVVGLGEVLRIESSGPTRVEDAAAAWTELAAHADVDDRVGLPGTGLVAFGAFAFADESAATSVLLVPEIVMGRRDGRAWVTRISLATGDDEAQDVSDEASEDPVIPEPAPRRKVPRVTFAPGSVTPDAYEAAVAEAVRRIDAGDLSKVVLARQLVGELHEDDGLRATINRLAEDYPDTWVFAVDGLIGASPETLVRVDHGQVSARVLAGTTARGAGEASDRERAAQLLESPKNREEHALAVASAVSTLEPHTARLDASPEPFTLQLPNLWHLATDLKGTLGDGSTALDLVRAVHPTAAVAGTPRKVALATLAELEGFDRGRYAGPVGWVDGDGDGEWAIALRCAQVDADGTVTAYAGCGIVHDSAPAAELAETVMKFQPIVEAFGG